The stretch of DNA CGTTTGTGGCTGCAAAGCGTTGACTTTTTTTCCCTTGCACTTTACATAAACACTTTTCAGACAGTAGTTCTAGTCCtaaacatgatgatgaaaataaacacacacttcatcATGCTGCAGATGAAACATAATACGGTGGTACACATCTGGAATGTGGCATATTTACTTCTTGGGAtacatacagtaattacagaGAATACAGCTATTACAAAGCTGATGTCAACATCAAATGGATTCTGGGTAAAACCAGAAACATGCTATATTGTTATTTTGATGTTTGACCATGAGGACTGACTCAAGCTCATGGAGAGTTTGTACTGATCTGCATAACATACATCAGTGCTGATCACCACAGACATCAGCACATTATTGCGTGTGGGGTTACAAATTCAAATCTCTTGCCTCCTTTAATTAATATAATTGATGCCGAGTCTCTTTAATTACCTTCTTATAAATCCACTAGTGTGTTCCTTGCTTTAGGATTTGTAATTATGTCCCACATGGACCTCAATGAAACTGCAGAGGGAGATACAGCCTTTTACATAGCAACACTGCTAAGCAAGTTGGTAACAAAGTGCTAAGTAACTGTGATGTCCAACGTCTTTGATAAGCTGCGTGAGGTCAATGAACTTCAATCTTCTCAGGAACCAAACACCAGCACACCACAGTTcaacaaaaggagaaaaacttGATTGAGTTCAGTGACAGAGGAGACGAAAAACATCGTTGTCGTACATACGTCTGCTGATGGGGGTGCAAATTCACATAAGAATCACACAGAAAGGGACTATGCGGATCAAGGGTCCAACAGACAGAGGTTAGGACTCGAGTCAACCCTCAGAAATATTTCTATCTGCATTTTGCTGAACTCAATCCTCTTTCTCTAACTGCTCTTGTCACTCATTTGCGAGCCCCCGGTGTCGTCATCCAGATCTTCTGTGCTGGGTGAGGAGGAGTCCGTGTCTGCAGGATGGGGATCCTCCGGGTTGGGGGAGCCGAGCAGCTGGGCCCTGAACTCCAGCCGGGCTTGTCGGTTGGACTCCATCAATTCGTGCAGTTTGCCGTTTAGTGCGTCGTTCCGCTCCTCCAGGTCATCGAGATAGGAGTTGATCTGATCTAACATGGAGTTGATGGATTCATACTCTGTGGATACATGGTAGAGACATTAGATTTTTCTGTTATGCAAGGTAGAGAGCTGCTACCTGTAGATTAAGGAGCTCCAggttttaaaagtaaaagatgTATTTTAGAATGTAAAAagctgtttatttatgtgtactGAAGCAGTTATTTAGAGCATTAAAGGCTGGGTTCACAAGtattcaagtctgtcttaaaacaacagtcaggagcccaaatgaacattgaaatagatttttctcgccataatcattcctcctgttcatactgaccattagaagatcccctcataaAGCACTTAAAATGTAATTGATAGGAGCAAAAATCCACaagtatttaaaggtttatctgaagctaatatgaagcttcagtcatctaAATGAgccaaatcaagtagatatctttaaaTATCACGGTCTTTTAAGTGtcacatttcctctttttgttactatacttccaccacagctcaacagggaaacacaaagagggaatttgatgctaaaaaggactgcaaatgtgacagatatccacttgatatgactgatTGCTGAAGCctgaagcttcagataaacttttgaatgtatttttgcacaaaatgactgtgtggacacactgagGATTTTGGCAcccatcacttacaatgaaagcacatttgaagaggatcttttaaaacaggaggaatggttacagcctctttcagtgttcatatggacacgtgactgttgttttaagacagacttgtgaacctatcctttaatgctCTAAATAACTGCTTCGGAGCAGAAGTGTCTAATTTTGTATATTAATCAATGAAATTGCACAATAATTTGGTGGATATTCCCTTTTAACGTCAATAACATTACGCTACTAACGCTAACATTTATGAATGAACACGCTTGCTCGTTACCTTCTTCGCCGAACTCATCTTCGTCGTTGATGATACCATCGTCAATAGAGATGTTGGGATCTCCATTTGGTCCAGACATTATTTAAATATCTGCGTCTGTTAATTTATTGCCCAAAACACGTAGCTAGTTTTAATCGgtttagctagctagctaggtAGCCAGCGAACTAGCATTAGCAAAAGCCTCTACGAGCAACAATTTAGGCTTAAGCAAGAATGTCCCCAAATGCACTGATAAATGTCTTCTTCACcggtttggaaaaaaaaagtcaggagGAAATATCAGACAGGGTTAATTTACCAGCTTGACGTTTAACTAGAACACGTAAACTATTTGTTTACCGGGGGGTTTAACGTTCTCAGCAAAGATTGTTTATTCACAAGGAAGATGGCTCACTCTTTACACATAATCTAATAATAAATGATACCGTCGTCAATACTACACCAGAGAAAATCTGTTAGACTGGTTTAAAGTTAGTAACTAGTGCCTGCAGTCGAGCAAGGTCcagcttttacatttaaaaccttcCGAATATCCCCGCGGCTTACTTGGGGACTAGACATATGGTCTCTGAAAATAAGGACAAAGTGGGCGCTCTTCTGTTACCCTGCTCTCTGATCCCGAGCTGTCAGATCAGATACTGGTCAGTCATGTGATCAGTCAGCTGACTGGACGCACTGCTGACACCTGACTTCAACGTTTAATTTTGGACCATTAGTCACTTCAACTGCTTGTCGACAGAAATGCTTCAGATAAAATACAGCTCTACCTCATAGTAGCTTAAACTGATTCACTGTATACAGTTTTATAACGTTTATCGCGTTTTGTCATCAGTTCAGCGTTACTGAAAATCTCGTCCTTTACTCGATTTGCTCAATTTGATTTAATCAGAGGGGTCGTATTTGATAAATACCATGATGGTGTTTGAATAAGAAGCTTTATCTTCTCGTCTAAGCTGACTTTCCTTACTGTAATCAGTGGGTGGCGCCAAGATATCAGTCAACAGAGTCGGTGCACTCAACCCACGTGTAGACATTTCCTGAAAGGGGGGTGGCCTGATCAACACATTGAAATATATGTTTTGACGTGTTTTTAAGCTATGGAAGACTTACCTGCGGACCTCAAagcttttcttttaaatcatcCTTTTCTTCAGATCACAGATGGCAAAAAGGTTAGCGAGCAAATTACTTCAGATCGCACGAAATTCACTTTCGTGCAGTCGTGATGCTAGCTGTATTGCTAATTTACCTCATGAGCCATGCACTGCTAAGTGTTGTGATGGCTAGATGTGTTGACCAAGACTGAAAAATCTGCAAATGATTACCAGTTTTATTGCCGCATCATGCTAAACGGCATGGTTAACATGGTTAAATGTACCACATGCGTCACctaatgtgttgttttcagatCAAATGCACTCTGAATGGCCACGAGTTTCCATGCAACCTGACGGAGCTGCAGAAGTTCACTCAAGGGAAGAAATATGAGAAACTGAGTGCTGCAGCAGAGTTCAACTACAGCCAGTATGAACCACATATTGTGCCAAGCTCAAAACAACCGTAAGGAAactcttttgttttgtccagaaatgctgctgtctgtcagtgtgttgtCATTTTGGAAGAGAAAGCAACAGAACCTTGTTTTTCTTgcaacaattactgtcaaagaAACACCACAATTTGTCACTCAGGAATCTGTCAAGCTGATGTACATTTTGTGATaagttttctgatgtttattgtctgttttcCAGCAATCAGCTCTTCTGTAAGCTGACCCTCAGACACCTCAACCGGCAGCCACACCATGTCCTAAGACATGTCAACGGGAAACGCTTCAAGAAGGCCCTCACTAAATGTCAGTGCATCACTTATCTGCATGGATGACACGTTTTCCTGGTTATGTCATTGTGGGTTACAGATGCTATGCCTTTTGAACAGTGGAGATGTTACACAATCCCAGACCCAATTCACATAGACCTGAGTTGTGATGCTACTAACTCAGGAAGGAAATGAAGATAACTGACTTCACATATCTTTACATCTTTTCTCTGCTGAACATAACCATTCTAAATCTGCTCCGACTGACATTCTTCTCGCATTTCGGAGACGTGTTCACAAATTTAAGCAGCGCAGTCACttagaaatacataaaataacatcatgTTCAATTTAAACTTCCATGCCAATATCAGCTATAGACGGTTATTTAGTCACAATATTCCCATACATTTTTGATTTCATAGAAATGCTCTTTAATATCCATTTCAGGTTTTATCTGTAGTGTTTGACATCTGTTCTTATCAGTATTGCTTATGTACCTTGATCCTTCAAAACGCCTTAATAGTATTACTTACCCTTTTCAAGTCATTCTTAATGACGCTATGTGTCAGCATAGCACTGACAGATTCAAAACTGAACCTGAGACGTCACTTCTTTTAAAGTTTGGAATCAACATCATTCAAATCAGAGCTGAACTGAAAAAAGGCTAATATGAGAACGTCATTGTTATGTAATACGCTGCAGTTATGAGTTGTTGATGAGATTACcaacagacctgcagctctcaGCATGGACGAGTCACACCGTTGCTTAATTACTGATGTGACTGTCTCATTCCTTCCCTAGATGAGGAGTGTGTGCAGCAGGGGATTGAATTCGTTCCAGCCAGACTCAAACAGAAAAGGCCCAAAGATACCGGAGAGGAGTTCAATCGGGGGAGGGCCCCAAAACATGGAAACAGCATGTGGGAACCCTCATCCAGTGACGAGGATCACAGTGACTCAGAAGACAGCATGAGCGACCTCTACCCCTGTCAGTATCTTTTTCCACCTGTAGAATGGTAGTTATGTGTCATGGAGGCTTCCaagtgtttgcatgttttcattCTATGTGAGGAGCAAGTGAAGTTACTGTTTAGCACGTTCATACTCAGCTATATAATTGAGTTGGTGTTTATTTTAACTGGAAAACAACAGACTTTAGTTCTCACTGCACCTGGGTCCAGATATGCAGATTCAGATTTGGACAAACAGACTTATAAGGTTGCAGTTTTACTTTGTCGTAACACTGTGTTATGTTTTCCCACAGCGTCAAtgttcactttaaaaaaacaagaagaagaagttatGGAGGATGGcgaggatgaggaagaagatgacTTCCAAAcagatgaggatgaggaagaggatgaggaaaTGGAGGTGGACAAGCAGGTGCTGCAGAAACGCAAAAAGGTGCGTAGAAGTctgaaataagatttttttgtgtgtgtgtgtgtctgttttactAATGTTATTATGAGTTTTCCTTGACAGACAATAATGCTGCAATATTTATGTCTCCCAGGTCCAGGGCGGTGGTTTTCAGAAGAAATTCAGAAATAACAACTGGAAATCGGCACGTAATAAGAAAAACTTGAAAGCACGAAGTGGAAAGTAAAAAAACGCAGAAGAATATCTGTAGTATTTTTATACCGGGACATTTTTCAGGCAGCAACACTGACGTCCAGTTCGGAGTAGTATTCCTGTGTCCGAGGATAGCCTGACGTTTGTATAACATccattacattttttcatattttctgcatATGAAAAGATGTCTTTTTTCCCCAAGTTGTGATGTTGTACAGTTCTAACAAGGCTGGTTTAGGTGTCATGGAAAGTGTGtctgtggcagtaaacagaTCATTTGTACTGgatatgtttgttttctggtttGCAGCCAAGAGCACTGTCCAAAAATACAACTCTGTTTGGATTTGCaaatatctgtgtttgttttttttccaccaatcaTTGCCTGTAAAGCAGATAAAAAGCATGATGATGCATGTTTGAAATGTGCATTTTGCAGGAACCTTTTTCAGGTCATAAAGCGTTTTATAAAATGTAGATTTTCCAGGAGGTGAAACATGTTTGTAGCCTTGACAA from Thunnus albacares chromosome 18, fThuAlb1.1, whole genome shotgun sequence encodes:
- the bbln gene encoding UPF0184 protein C9orf16 homolog, with the translated sequence MSGPNGDPNISIDDGIINDEDEFGEEEYESINSMLDQINSYLDDLEERNDALNGKLHELMESNRQARLEFRAQLLGSPNPEDPHPADTDSSSPSTEDLDDDTGGSQMSDKSS
- the surf2 gene encoding surfeit locus protein 2 codes for the protein MEDLPADLKAFLLNHPFLQITDGKKIKCTLNGHEFPCNLTELQKFTQGKKYEKLSAAAEFNYSQYEPHIVPSSKQPNQLFCKLTLRHLNRQPHHVLRHVNGKRFKKALTKYEECVQQGIEFVPARLKQKRPKDTGEEFNRGRAPKHGNSMWEPSSSDEDHSDSEDSMSDLYPSSMFTLKKQEEEVMEDGEDEEEDDFQTDEDEEEDEEMEVDKQVLQKRKKVQGGGFQKKFRNNNWKSARNKKNLKARSGK